A stretch of Pseudomonas sp. LRP2-20 DNA encodes these proteins:
- a CDS encoding hybrid sensor histidine kinase/response regulator, translated as MRRLRIATALIVSLLTLFCLLPASAEQGGGWSVLLDEQANLQLSDVRSDRYRSQFSPITLGELDAAPAEQALWLHYRLEPGDQEQLLRIFAPDLSRLDLYALDGDRLLRQLHHGRQAGNASPTLRGSDHVLPLPNSQHPLDIYLRLVSEHQLRPAISLEPAALAASDHSQPLLFGMLFGGLVMLILHNLIRFLYTRSSTTLYLALYHGLMLLSGLILLNLSGPWWHLWHSAQTPAAYLTLVLAGLSGLYFTQHFFSPCNSPRLNRLLQGEMLVAAVSGLVLLFVDTLPLNLMTYALLAVGSVTMLLASSYHWYKGYAPARLFSIAMLVFNLGGLVLLPALLGLTRTSTPWLLCILLGMTVASGLLLNLAVSERLRRISEERFSASRALAASDAEINAKAEFLAKISHEIRTPMNGVLGMTELLLGTPLSVKQRDYVQTIHSAGNELLTLINEILDISKLESRQIELDDVQFDLNALIEDCLNIFRAKAEQQNIELISFTQPQVPRVISGDPTRLRQALSSLLENALKNTSQGEILLVVALDQRGEIPRLRIAVQDSGEPLPAAEREALLQAELHSHHFLSSNKLGGHLGLVIAKQLIGLMQGEFGIKSSTSMGNTLWLTLPLDPSRLEQPPADLDGPLRDARVLVVDDNDTCRKVLVQQCSAWGMNVSAVPSGKEALALLRTKAHLRDYFDAVLLDQNMPGMTGMQLAAKIKEDPSLNHDILVVMLTGISNAPSKVIARNAGVKRILAKPVAGYTLKTTLAEELAQRGHEQAVPAPLPGTQATLELPSDFRVLVAEDNSISTKVIRGMLGKLNLEPDTASNGEEALQAMKAQRYDLVLMDCEMPVLDGFSATQQLRAWETTNQRQRTPVVALTAHILAEHKERARLAGMDGHMAKPVELSQLRELIQYWANQREAKADPAPTS; from the coding sequence GTGCGTCGGCTTCGGATTGCCACAGCTCTGATCGTCAGCTTGCTGACCTTGTTCTGCCTGTTGCCGGCTTCGGCCGAACAGGGCGGAGGGTGGTCCGTTCTGCTCGATGAACAGGCCAACCTGCAATTGAGCGACGTGCGCTCCGATCGCTACCGCAGCCAATTCAGCCCGATCACCCTTGGCGAGCTCGATGCCGCACCGGCCGAGCAGGCCCTGTGGTTGCACTACCGCCTGGAACCTGGTGACCAGGAGCAGCTGCTGCGCATCTTTGCCCCCGACCTGTCCCGCCTCGACCTCTACGCCCTGGATGGCGACAGGCTGCTGCGCCAGCTGCACCATGGGCGCCAGGCCGGCAACGCCAGCCCCACCCTGCGTGGCAGCGACCATGTATTACCCTTGCCCAACAGCCAGCACCCGTTGGACATCTACCTGCGCCTGGTCTCTGAGCACCAACTGCGCCCGGCGATAAGCCTGGAGCCCGCAGCGCTAGCCGCCTCCGACCATAGCCAGCCACTGCTGTTCGGCATGCTGTTCGGCGGCCTGGTGATGCTCATCCTGCACAACCTGATCCGCTTTCTCTACACCCGCTCCAGCACCACCCTGTATCTCGCCCTGTACCACGGCCTGATGCTGCTCAGCGGCCTGATCCTGCTCAACCTCAGCGGCCCGTGGTGGCACCTGTGGCACAGCGCGCAAACCCCGGCGGCCTACCTGACCCTGGTACTGGCCGGGCTGTCGGGGCTGTATTTCACCCAGCATTTCTTCTCACCCTGCAACTCGCCACGGCTCAACCGCCTGCTGCAAGGCGAAATGCTGGTCGCTGCGGTCAGCGGGCTGGTCCTGCTGTTCGTCGATACCTTGCCGCTCAACCTGATGACCTATGCCTTGCTGGCCGTCGGCAGCGTGACCATGCTGCTGGCCAGCAGCTACCACTGGTACAAGGGCTATGCGCCCGCGCGGCTGTTCAGCATCGCCATGCTGGTGTTCAACCTTGGCGGCCTGGTGCTGCTGCCCGCCCTGCTTGGCCTGACCCGCACTTCGACGCCTTGGCTGCTGTGCATCCTCCTGGGCATGACGGTCGCCAGCGGCCTGCTGCTCAACCTCGCCGTCAGCGAGCGCCTGCGGCGCATCAGCGAAGAGCGCTTCAGCGCCAGCCGTGCTCTGGCGGCCAGCGATGCCGAGATCAATGCCAAGGCAGAGTTCCTGGCCAAGATCAGCCACGAAATCCGCACCCCTATGAACGGAGTGCTGGGCATGACCGAGCTGCTGCTCGGCACGCCGCTGTCGGTCAAGCAGCGCGACTATGTGCAGACCATCCACAGCGCCGGCAACGAACTGCTGACGCTGATCAACGAGATACTCGACATTTCCAAGCTCGAGTCACGGCAGATCGAACTGGATGACGTGCAGTTCGACCTGAACGCCCTGATCGAGGACTGCCTGAACATTTTCCGCGCCAAGGCCGAGCAGCAGAACATCGAGCTGATCAGCTTCACCCAGCCGCAGGTGCCGCGGGTCATCAGCGGCGACCCGACGCGCCTGCGCCAGGCACTGTCGAGCCTGCTGGAAAATGCCCTGAAAAACACCTCCCAGGGCGAGATCCTGCTGGTGGTGGCGCTGGACCAGCGCGGCGAGATCCCGCGCCTGCGCATTGCCGTGCAGGACAGTGGCGAGCCGCTGCCTGCTGCCGAGCGCGAAGCCTTGCTGCAGGCCGAACTGCACAGCCACCACTTCCTCTCCAGCAACAAGCTCGGCGGCCACCTCGGGCTGGTCATCGCCAAGCAGCTGATCGGCCTGATGCAAGGCGAATTCGGCATCAAGAGCAGCACCAGCATGGGCAACACCCTGTGGCTGACCTTGCCGCTCGACCCGTCACGCCTGGAGCAGCCACCGGCCGACCTGGACGGCCCATTGCGCGATGCCCGTGTGCTGGTGGTGGACGACAACGACACCTGTCGCAAGGTGCTGGTTCAGCAATGCAGCGCCTGGGGCATGAATGTCAGCGCAGTGCCGTCCGGCAAAGAGGCCCTGGCCCTGCTGCGGACCAAGGCGCACCTGCGCGACTACTTCGACGCGGTGTTGCTCGACCAGAACATGCCGGGTATGACCGGCATGCAGCTGGCGGCCAAGATCAAGGAAGACCCGAGCCTGAACCACGACATTCTGGTGGTGATGCTCACCGGCATCAGCAACGCGCCCAGCAAGGTCATCGCGCGCAATGCCGGGGTCAAACGGATCCTCGCCAAGCCGGTTGCCGGCTATACGCTCAAGACCACCCTGGCCGAAGAACTGGCCCAGCGCGGTCACGAGCAGGCGGTCCCGGCGCCGCTACCGGGCACGCAAGCCACGCTTGAGCTGCCGAGCGACTTCCGTGTGCTGGTGGCTGAAGACAACAGCATCTCGACCAAGGTCATCCGCGGCATGCTTGGCAAGCTCAACCTGGAGCCCGATACCGCCAGCAACGGCGAGGAGGCCTTGCAGGCGATGAAGGCACAGCGTTACGACCTGGTGCTGATGGACTGCGAAATGCCAGTACTGGACGGCTTCTCCGCGACCCAGCAGTTGCGAGCCTGGGAAACCACCAACCAGCGCCAGCGCACCCCAGTGGTGGCGCTCACCGCGCATATACTGGCAGAGCACAAGGAACGCGCGCGATTGGCCGGCATGGACGGGCACATGGCCAAGCCGGTGGAGCTGTCGCAGTTGCGCGAGTTGATCCAGTATTGGGCCAATCAGCGCGAAGCCAAGGCTGACCCTGCGCCCACCTCCTGA
- the purD gene encoding phosphoribosylamine--glycine ligase: protein MKVLIIGSGGREHALAWKVAQDPRVEKVFVAPGNAGTAIEAKCENVAIDVCALEQLADFAEKNVDLTIVGPEAPLVIGVVDLFRSRGLDCFGPTKGAAQLEGSKAFTKDFLARHKIPTADYQNFTEIEPALAYLQEKGAPIVIKADGLAAGKGVIVAMTLEEAEAAVRDMLAGNAFGEAGSRVVIEEFLDGEEASFIVMVDGHNVLPMATSQDHKRVGDQDTGPNTGGMGAYSPAPVVTPDVHQRVMDQVIWPTVRGMAEEGNVYTGFLYAGLMIDKAGNPKVIEFNCRFGDPETQPVMLRLESSLVLLVEAAFAKALDKVEAQWDPRPSLGVVLAAGGYPGDYAKGDVINGLDAAAKIEGKVFHAGTSLKDGQVVTNGGRVLCATAMGASVADAQQQAYRLAKEVSWNGSFYRTDIGYRAIARERGEHQQ from the coding sequence ATGAAAGTTTTGATCATCGGCAGCGGCGGCCGTGAGCACGCCCTGGCCTGGAAAGTCGCCCAGGACCCACGCGTCGAGAAAGTCTTCGTTGCCCCAGGCAACGCCGGCACCGCCATCGAAGCCAAGTGCGAGAACGTCGCCATCGACGTGTGCGCCCTGGAGCAACTGGCCGACTTCGCCGAGAAGAACGTCGACCTGACCATCGTCGGCCCGGAAGCGCCGCTGGTGATCGGCGTGGTCGACCTGTTCCGCAGCCGTGGCCTGGACTGCTTCGGCCCGACCAAGGGCGCGGCCCAGCTGGAAGGTTCCAAGGCCTTCACCAAGGACTTCCTGGCACGCCACAAGATCCCGACCGCCGACTACCAGAACTTCACCGAGATCGAGCCGGCCCTGGCCTACCTGCAGGAAAAAGGCGCGCCGATCGTGATCAAGGCCGACGGCCTGGCTGCGGGCAAGGGCGTGATCGTCGCCATGACCCTGGAAGAAGCCGAAGCCGCCGTGCGTGACATGCTGGCTGGCAACGCCTTCGGCGAGGCCGGTTCGCGCGTGGTCATCGAAGAGTTTCTCGACGGCGAGGAAGCCAGCTTCATCGTCATGGTCGACGGCCACAACGTGCTGCCAATGGCCACCAGCCAGGACCACAAGCGCGTCGGCGACCAGGACACCGGTCCGAACACCGGCGGCATGGGCGCCTACTCGCCTGCCCCGGTGGTCACCCCGGACGTTCACCAGCGCGTGATGGACCAGGTAATCTGGCCGACCGTGCGTGGCATGGCCGAGGAAGGCAACGTCTACACCGGCTTCCTGTATGCCGGCCTGATGATCGACAAGGCGGGCAACCCCAAGGTCATCGAATTCAACTGCCGCTTCGGCGACCCTGAGACCCAGCCGGTCATGCTGCGCCTGGAGTCGAGCCTGGTGCTGCTGGTCGAAGCCGCATTCGCCAAGGCCCTGGACAAGGTCGAAGCACAGTGGGACCCGCGCCCGAGCCTGGGCGTGGTGCTGGCTGCCGGCGGTTACCCGGGCGACTACGCCAAGGGCGACGTGATCAACGGCCTGGATGCTGCGGCCAAGATCGAAGGCAAGGTGTTCCATGCCGGTACTTCGCTCAAAGACGGCCAGGTCGTCACCAACGGCGGCCGCGTGCTCTGCGCCACCGCCATGGGTGCCAGCGTTGCCGATGCCCAGCAGCAAGCCTACCGTCTGGCCAAGGAAGTGAGCTGGAACGGCAGCTTCTACCGCACCGACATCGGCTACCGGGCCATCGCCCGCGAGCGCGGTGAGCACCAGCAGTAA
- the purH gene encoding bifunctional phosphoribosylaminoimidazolecarboxamide formyltransferase/IMP cyclohydrolase, with the protein MTDQTTRLPVRRALISVSDKTGILEFARELQQLGVEILSTGGTYKLLKDNGVNAVEVADYTGFAEMMDGRVKTLHPKIHGGILGRRGTDDAIMNEHGIKPIDLVAVNLYPFEATISKPGCDLPTAIENIDIGGPTMVRSAAKNHKDVAIVVNASDYAGVLESLKAGGLTYAQRFDLMLKAFEHTAAYDGMIANYMGTIDQAKETLSTDARSEFPRTFNSQFVKAQEMRYGENPHQSAAFYVEAKKGEASISTAIQLQGKELSFNNVADTDAALECVKSFVKPACVIVKHANPCGVAVVPEDEGGIRKAYDLAYATDTESAFGGIIAFNRELDGETAQAIVDRQFVEVIIAPKISQAARDVVAAKQNVRLLECGEWPAERAAGWDFKRVNGGLLVQSRDIGMITADDLKIVTKRAPTEQEIHDLVFAWKVAKFVKSNAIVYAKQRQTIGVGAGQMSRVNSARIAAIKAEHAGLQVQGAVMASDAFFPFRDGIDNAAKVGISAVIQPGGSMRDAEVIAAADEAGIAMVFTGMRHFRH; encoded by the coding sequence ATGACCGACCAGACTACCCGCCTGCCAGTCCGCCGCGCCCTGATCAGCGTCTCCGACAAGACCGGTATCCTCGAATTCGCCCGTGAGCTGCAACAGCTCGGTGTCGAGATCCTGTCCACCGGCGGCACCTACAAGCTGCTCAAGGACAACGGTGTGAACGCGGTGGAAGTGGCCGACTACACTGGCTTCGCCGAAATGATGGATGGCCGGGTCAAGACCCTGCACCCGAAGATCCACGGTGGCATCCTCGGCCGCCGCGGCACCGACGACGCCATCATGAACGAACACGGCATCAAGCCGATCGACCTGGTTGCAGTCAACCTGTACCCGTTCGAAGCCACCATTTCCAAGCCTGGCTGTGACCTGCCGACCGCCATCGAGAACATCGACATCGGCGGCCCGACCATGGTCCGTTCGGCTGCCAAGAACCACAAGGATGTCGCCATCGTGGTCAACGCCAGCGACTACGCCGGCGTGCTGGAAAGCCTGAAGGCCGGTGGCCTGACTTACGCCCAGCGCTTCGACCTGATGCTCAAGGCGTTCGAGCACACGGCTGCCTACGACGGCATGATCGCCAACTACATGGGCACCATCGATCAGGCCAAAGAGACCCTGAGCACAGACGCGCGCAGCGAATTCCCGCGCACCTTCAACAGCCAGTTCGTCAAGGCCCAGGAAATGCGCTACGGCGAGAACCCGCACCAGAGCGCGGCGTTCTACGTTGAAGCGAAGAAAGGCGAAGCCAGCATCTCCACCGCCATTCAGCTGCAAGGCAAGGAACTGTCGTTCAACAACGTGGCCGACACCGACGCCGCGCTGGAGTGCGTGAAGAGCTTCGTCAAGCCGGCCTGCGTCATCGTCAAGCACGCCAACCCGTGCGGCGTGGCCGTTGTGCCTGAAGACGAAGGCGGCATCCGCAAGGCCTACGACCTGGCCTACGCCACCGACACCGAGTCGGCATTCGGCGGCATCATCGCCTTCAACCGCGAACTGGACGGCGAAACCGCCCAGGCCATCGTCGACCGTCAGTTCGTCGAAGTGATCATCGCGCCGAAAATCTCCCAGGCTGCCCGCGACGTGGTGGCGGCCAAGCAGAACGTGCGTCTGCTGGAATGCGGCGAGTGGCCAGCCGAGCGCGCTGCCGGTTGGGACTTCAAGCGCGTCAACGGTGGCCTGCTGGTGCAGAGCCGCGATATCGGCATGATCACCGCCGATGACCTGAAGATCGTCACCAAGCGTGCGCCGACCGAACAAGAGATCCACGACCTGGTGTTTGCCTGGAAAGTGGCCAAGTTCGTCAAGTCCAACGCCATCGTCTACGCCAAGCAGCGCCAGACCATCGGCGTCGGCGCCGGCCAGATGAGCCGCGTCAACTCCGCCCGCATCGCCGCGATCAAGGCCGAGCATGCCGGCCTGCAGGTACAGGGCGCGGTCATGGCGTCGGACGCGTTCTTCCCGTTCCGTGACGGCATCGACAATGCGGCTAAAGTGGGTATCAGCGCCGTGATCCAGCCGGGTGGTTCGATGCGTGATGCCGAGGTGATTGCTGCCGCTGATGAAGCCGGCATCGCCATGGTGTTCACCGGTATGCGCCACTTCCGCCACTAA